The Candidatus Polarisedimenticolaceae bacterium genome includes a region encoding these proteins:
- a CDS encoding serine/threonine-protein kinase, translating to MIRGPDELVLDLARCVLDGKALDWAAEWTEESEVLEGMERLEPLLRATNAIDGLNHAVPDFRLLRILGSGEIGVVYEAEQRDPPRSVALKVIRGGAHLSSGVLRRFQKETRDLTRLQHSGIAAFYETGPTDSLFPCFCMELVRGETLAAWIRGRPPGPMEPAELKLRLGLFGKICAAVAYAHQQGVIHGDLTPANALIPQPEKSSSMGDSVPDVKLLDFGMARITRADLPIETSPNVFARAMGALPYTSPERALGSTEDVDLHTDVYSLGAVLYHMVTGRPPYDFSDSGIMEIVRILREESPPSVSARFDGTHRLDADVTTIVETCLDKDPSRRYPSAVELEEDIRRYLNERPVLARPSSIAYRIRKFAIRPTGLSSVAMTKVVRAIGIARRWRQARQEAETAKRVSRVVETLLVVDDRAGTRDATTPTLEVHDAKTVRIDRLQGERSRHDSPRRSCASIVVERVEYARRLDELAHLLRRIGRDEEADRLAARAAASRQSSALEPDARLGTTRPWRRINE from the coding sequence ATGATCCGCGGTCCCGACGAGCTCGTGCTGGACCTCGCCCGCTGCGTTCTCGACGGGAAGGCCCTCGACTGGGCGGCGGAATGGACCGAAGAGTCCGAAGTCCTCGAAGGGATGGAGCGACTGGAGCCTCTCCTCCGCGCGACGAACGCCATCGACGGCTTGAACCACGCGGTCCCCGACTTCCGACTTCTTCGGATACTGGGCAGCGGTGAAATCGGGGTCGTTTACGAGGCGGAGCAGCGGGATCCACCCAGGAGCGTGGCGCTCAAGGTGATTCGAGGCGGAGCGCACCTCTCTTCCGGCGTGCTGAGACGGTTCCAGAAGGAAACGCGTGACCTGACGCGCCTCCAGCATTCCGGGATCGCCGCCTTTTACGAAACCGGTCCCACCGACAGCCTGTTTCCCTGCTTCTGCATGGAACTCGTGCGCGGGGAAACGCTCGCGGCGTGGATCCGCGGACGTCCGCCAGGACCGATGGAACCGGCTGAGCTGAAGCTGCGCCTCGGCCTCTTCGGGAAGATCTGCGCCGCCGTCGCCTACGCCCACCAGCAGGGGGTGATCCATGGCGACCTGACGCCTGCGAACGCGCTCATCCCGCAGCCCGAGAAATCGTCCTCGATGGGGGACTCCGTGCCGGACGTGAAGCTCCTCGACTTCGGCATGGCCCGAATCACCCGAGCCGACCTTCCGATCGAAACTTCCCCGAACGTGTTTGCGCGCGCAATGGGCGCGCTGCCGTACACCTCCCCCGAACGCGCGCTCGGAAGCACGGAAGATGTCGACCTCCACACGGACGTGTATTCGTTGGGTGCGGTGCTGTACCACATGGTGACGGGGCGGCCGCCCTACGACTTCTCCGACAGCGGGATCATGGAGATCGTGCGGATCCTTCGGGAGGAGTCACCTCCAAGCGTCTCCGCGCGCTTCGACGGTACGCACCGGCTCGACGCGGACGTGACGACGATCGTCGAGACCTGCCTCGACAAGGACCCTTCGCGTCGATATCCATCCGCGGTAGAGCTCGAGGAGGACATCCGCCGATACCTGAACGAACGGCCGGTCCTCGCGCGCCCTTCGAGCATCGCGTACCGGATCCGGAAGTTCGCGATCCGTCCCACGGGCCTGTCGAGCGTCGCGATGACGAAGGTCGTGCGGGCGATCGGGATCGCGAGACGGTGGCGGCAGGCCCGCCAGGAGGCCGAGACGGCGAAACGGGTGTCGAGGGTCGTCGAGACGTTGCTCGTGGTCGACGATCGCGCGGGGACGCGGGACGCGACGACCCCGACGCTCGAGGTGCACGACGCGAAGACGGTACGGATCGATCGGCTGCAAGGAGAGCGCTCGCGGCACGACTCCCCGCGTCGCAGTTGCGCGTCGATCGTGGTGGAGCGAGTCGAGTACGCGCGAAGGCTCGACGAGTTGGCGCACCTGCTGCGACGAATCGGTCGGGACGAGGAAGCCGACCGGCTGGCTGCGAGGGCCGCCGCGAGTAGGCAGAGCAGCGCGCTCGAACCTGACGCGCGGCTCGGCACGACGAGGCCCTGGAGGAGGATCAACGAATG